Proteins encoded in a region of the Ornithodoros turicata isolate Travis chromosome 3, ASM3712646v1, whole genome shotgun sequence genome:
- the LOC135387478 gene encoding uncharacterized protein LOC135387478 isoform X1, with protein MQQYNYVVALDTESVLAPSGVGMQRHITSSFCAVLVHTHDSKVMRIRTHHGEDAAKQCVKALMEMRDEMIALNACPAAMVLSDEQQAKHRAATHCAYCKREFAEDLPRVRHHDHSKHCTAGETNYIATLCNPCNVACTTREKLPIMVHNLSYDLAGLLREFHVLGWKRPPFIVASSMEKIRSFEIGTFLFRDTMQYLNSSLGDLVETVKSMGGAEAFQCLKQVFGDDYKILLRKGVFPYSYLSSFAVYDELSLPEKSAFRNDLTGEDVSDEDYQYAVHVFEHFGCSSLRDYNTLYLKTDALLHADIMQHFRRLCYSARGLELLHCVSLASYSWQCALNYTNAKLELITDEEMYKTIESGVRGGLCQASRRHLRANNPLCSGYDPDQEEVYISYIDCNNLYGFSMIKHLPAGDFEWVEDFSSVDFMHHPTDSEVGYVYVCDLEYPKSIHALTRYFPLAPEKAVVPKEWLSPFQRGLLEELMYQPANSKKLLLTCNDKVEYVVHYALLALYCRLGMRVTKIHRILKFRQAPFLRPYIEDNVARRVASSTTFEKNFYKLSNNAVFGRTLLNKFNMRDIRVAFDEETASRLGSRAECVRMEILSPDCVMYEMRKRQVRCDFPLQIGFTILELSKLTMYSFYYETLLSKLTCPVITCYFDTDSLILGLFCKDYEDQLRAIADDHLDLSSFDRDHPLYSEKNRGRLGAFKSETGSVPIEEVICLKAKMYSIKLAGEKQIARAKGVKTNIVRKHLLHETYHDTLFNHTSVSNEQVSIVGKKQCMYTIRNVKRSLMAYDDKRYLCNDIESYPYGSCEYEDVREEN; from the exons atgcaacagtacaactatgtcgttgcgttggacactgagagcgtactcgcacccagtggtgttggcatgcaacgtcacattacctctagcttctgtgctgtgctcgtgCATACCCatgactcaaaggtgatgcgcattagaacccaccatggggaagatgcggcaaagcagtgtgtgaaggcactcatggaaatgcgtgatgaaatgattgccttgaacgcctgccccgctgcaatggtgttgagcgatgaacaacaggccaagcacagagctgctacccactgtgcatattgtaaacgggaattcgcggaagacctacctcgtgtccggcatcatgatcattcgaagcattgtactgcgggtgagacaaattatatcgcgacactgtgcaacccctgtaacgtcgcgtgcactaccagagaaaaattgccgatcatggtccacaatttgtcttatgatctggctggactgttacgggaatttcacgttctcgggtggaagcgacctcccttcattgtggccagctccatggaaaaaattcgttcgttcgaaattggtaccttcctcttcagagataccatgcagtacctaaattcgtcgttgggggacctcgtggaaaccgtcaaatccatggggggagccgaggcgttccaatgcttgaagcaggtatttggagacgactacaaaattttgcttcgtaaaggtgtgttcccttacagttaccttagttcttttgcagtgtacgacgagttgagtctcccagaaaaatccgcttttcgaaatgatctaactggggaagatgtaagcgatgaggactaccagtacgctgtgcatgtatttgaacattttgggtgctcgagtttacgggattataacacattgtacctgaaaacggatgccctcttacatgcagacataatgcagcacttccgacgcctgtgctacagcgcacgcggattggaattgcttcattgcgtttctctggcatcctattcgtggcaatgcgcgttAAATTATACAaatgcaaaattggaattgattaccgatgaggaaatgtacaaaaccatcgaatcgggcgttagaggcgggctctgtcaggcgagcaggcgtcatttgcgtgccaataaccctctgtgtagcggctatgatcctgatcaagaggaggtgtacatatcatacatagattgcaacaatctttacggatttagtatgataaagcacctccctgccggtgatttcgaatgggtcgaggattttagctccgtggattttatgcatcaccccacggattcggaggtggggtatgtgtacgtatgtgacttggagtatccaaaatctatccacgctctaacgcgATACTTCCcactggctcccgagaaggcagtcgtcccgaaggaatggctctcgccattccagcgagggcttctcgaagaattaatgtatcagcctgctaacagcaaaaagctgttgctcacgtgcaacgacaaggtcgagtacgtcgttcattacgcgttgctcgcactctattgtagattgggcatgagggtgacaaaaattcaccgaatcctaaaatttcgccaggcaccattcctgcgtccctacatcgaggacaatgttgccaggcgcgttgcctcgagcacaacgttcgaaaaaaatttctataaactctcaaataatgcggtattcgggagaacgcttttaaataaatttaacatgcgtgatattcgagtagccttcgatgaggagacggcgagtcgcctcgggagtcgggcagaatgcgtgcggatggaaattttgtccccagattgtgtcatgtacgaaatgcgcaaaagacaagtgcgatgcgatttcccgctccagattgggtttacgattttagaactcagtaaattaaccatgtactcattctactacgaaactctgctgagcaagctcacttgtccggtgattacctgctactttgacacggattctttgatcctcggcctattctgcaaggactacgaagatcagttacgagcgatcgccgacgaccacttagatttgtcttcctttgatcgggatcatccactgtacagtgaaaagaatcgtggaagacttggggcattcaaaagcgaaactggtagtgtacctatcgaagaagtaatatgcttgaaagctaaaatgtactctatcaaactagctggagaaaagcaaattgcaagagctaaaggggtaaagacaaatattgtacgcaagcacctcctccatgagacataccacgataccttgttcaatcacacgagcgtatcgaatgagcaagtgtcaatagttggaaagaaacagtgcatgtacaccatcagaaatgtcaaaagaagtctgatggcatatgacgacaagcgatacctctgcaatgacatcgaatcctacccttacggaagctgtgaatatg aagatgtgcgggaagagaactga
- the LOC135387478 gene encoding uncharacterized protein LOC135387478 isoform X2: MQQYNYVVALDTESVLAPSGVGMQRHITSSFCAVLVHTHDSKVMRIRTHHGEDAAKQCVKALMEMRDEMIALNACPAAMVLSDEQQAKHRAATHCAYCKREFAEDLPRVRHHDHSKHCTAGETNYIATLCNPCNVACTTREKLPIMVHNLSYDLAGLLREFHVLGWKRPPFIVASSMEKIRSFEIGTFLFRDTMQYLNSSLGDLVETVKSMGGAEAFQCLKQVFGDDYKILLRKGVFPYSYLSSFAVYDELSLPEKSAFRNDLTGEDVSDEDYQYAVHVFEHFGCSSLRDYNTLYLKTDALLHADIMQHFRRLCYSARGLELLHCVSLASYSWQCALNYTNAKLELITDEEMYKTIESGVRGGLCQASRRHLRANNPLCSGYDPDQEEVYISYIDCNNLYGFSMIKHLPAGDFEWVEDFSSVDFMHHPTDSEVGYVYVCDLEYPKSIHALTRYFPLAPEKAVVPKEWLSPFQRGLLEELMYQPANSKKLLLTCNDKVEYVVHYALLALYCRLGMRVTKIHRILKFRQAPFLRPYIEDNVARRVASSTTFEKNFYKLSNNAVFGRTLLNKFNMRDIRVAFDEETASRLGSRAECVRMEILSPDCVMYEMRKRQVRCDFPLQIGFTILELSKLTMYSFYYETLLSKLTCPVITCYFDTDSLILGLFCKDYEDQLRAIADDHLDLSSFDRDHPLYSEKNRGRLGAFKSETGSVPIEEVICLKAKMYSIKLAGEKQIARAKGVKTNIVRKHLLHETYHDTLFNHTSVSNEQVSIVGKKQCMYTIRNVKRSLMAYDDKRYLCNDIESYPYGSCEYDVREEN, from the exons atgcaacagtacaactatgtcgttgcgttggacactgagagcgtactcgcacccagtggtgttggcatgcaacgtcacattacctctagcttctgtgctgtgctcgtgCATACCCatgactcaaaggtgatgcgcattagaacccaccatggggaagatgcggcaaagcagtgtgtgaaggcactcatggaaatgcgtgatgaaatgattgccttgaacgcctgccccgctgcaatggtgttgagcgatgaacaacaggccaagcacagagctgctacccactgtgcatattgtaaacgggaattcgcggaagacctacctcgtgtccggcatcatgatcattcgaagcattgtactgcgggtgagacaaattatatcgcgacactgtgcaacccctgtaacgtcgcgtgcactaccagagaaaaattgccgatcatggtccacaatttgtcttatgatctggctggactgttacgggaatttcacgttctcgggtggaagcgacctcccttcattgtggccagctccatggaaaaaattcgttcgttcgaaattggtaccttcctcttcagagataccatgcagtacctaaattcgtcgttgggggacctcgtggaaaccgtcaaatccatggggggagccgaggcgttccaatgcttgaagcaggtatttggagacgactacaaaattttgcttcgtaaaggtgtgttcccttacagttaccttagttcttttgcagtgtacgacgagttgagtctcccagaaaaatccgcttttcgaaatgatctaactggggaagatgtaagcgatgaggactaccagtacgctgtgcatgtatttgaacattttgggtgctcgagtttacgggattataacacattgtacctgaaaacggatgccctcttacatgcagacataatgcagcacttccgacgcctgtgctacagcgcacgcggattggaattgcttcattgcgtttctctggcatcctattcgtggcaatgcgcgttAAATTATACAaatgcaaaattggaattgattaccgatgaggaaatgtacaaaaccatcgaatcgggcgttagaggcgggctctgtcaggcgagcaggcgtcatttgcgtgccaataaccctctgtgtagcggctatgatcctgatcaagaggaggtgtacatatcatacatagattgcaacaatctttacggatttagtatgataaagcacctccctgccggtgatttcgaatgggtcgaggattttagctccgtggattttatgcatcaccccacggattcggaggtggggtatgtgtacgtatgtgacttggagtatccaaaatctatccacgctctaacgcgATACTTCCcactggctcccgagaaggcagtcgtcccgaaggaatggctctcgccattccagcgagggcttctcgaagaattaatgtatcagcctgctaacagcaaaaagctgttgctcacgtgcaacgacaaggtcgagtacgtcgttcattacgcgttgctcgcactctattgtagattgggcatgagggtgacaaaaattcaccgaatcctaaaatttcgccaggcaccattcctgcgtccctacatcgaggacaatgttgccaggcgcgttgcctcgagcacaacgttcgaaaaaaatttctataaactctcaaataatgcggtattcgggagaacgcttttaaataaatttaacatgcgtgatattcgagtagccttcgatgaggagacggcgagtcgcctcgggagtcgggcagaatgcgtgcggatggaaattttgtccccagattgtgtcatgtacgaaatgcgcaaaagacaagtgcgatgcgatttcccgctccagattgggtttacgattttagaactcagtaaattaaccatgtactcattctactacgaaactctgctgagcaagctcacttgtccggtgattacctgctactttgacacggattctttgatcctcggcctattctgcaaggactacgaagatcagttacgagcgatcgccgacgaccacttagatttgtcttcctttgatcgggatcatccactgtacagtgaaaagaatcgtggaagacttggggcattcaaaagcgaaactggtagtgtacctatcgaagaagtaatatgcttgaaagctaaaatgtactctatcaaactagctggagaaaagcaaattgcaagagctaaaggggtaaagacaaatattgtacgcaagcacctcctccatgagacataccacgataccttgttcaatcacacgagcgtatcgaatgagcaagtgtcaatagttggaaagaaacagtgcatgtacaccatcagaaatgtcaaaagaagtctgatggcatatgacgacaagcgatacctctgcaatgacatcgaatcctacccttacggaagctgtgaatatg atgtgcgggaagagaactga